In the Diprion similis isolate iyDipSimi1 chromosome 13, iyDipSimi1.1, whole genome shotgun sequence genome, gccatctttttttttaatctgacATAAAACTGGCTAATTTTCAGAAGCCAAAAACGATTGTACGGAAAGAATAAAGTCGCAATCGAGGTAGTACACTGGCGGCCATATTGATTTTGTATTCGTCCATCTAATaacgtgaataatttttttttttttgctttattttatCACGACCGCAGTCAAATTTTCTGTATCAGACATACTTTCATTCTCAAAAATCGTTACGGTAATTGAAAAACTCACCGGACACTTATATATTCACTCTTAGtggtattataataattactgtgtatatatatattatattatatatatatatatacgagaagCAGTCCCTTTTGAAGCGAGCTTCTTTAGCCGTGTAGACTTCAAGCTTCACCTCGGAAGGTGAACACAGCATCGGCTAGGAAGAAGATACCCTCTATCACCGCTAAGGAACCCTTGGATAATCCAATGTCCCTGACATTTTGGTAATTGGAAGCGTGTTGGTAGTAATCGATGGTCACTGCACCGACGATTATGAACAGAACGCAGCCGACGACACTGAAGAAGAGGTCCTAaggaaaatgtaaataatattatcacctgcacgtgaatgaaatttctgaaaatcaatcctccatcattttttttcctctctttctccttaCATATTTTCGTGATTTTGATGTTTCAGCCAGTAATattattctgaataaaatacaTTTGACTCGACTTTTCTGtacattgaaaatattaaaatgaaaaaataaaaaaaaaaaaaaaactctaggATACagtttcagaaaatttccTCCAACTTTTCTCTAATAATCTTTGCAAGATTAATTCTAAAAGTAACAGTTGAAATGTCAACCTGTTTCAAGATTATCGCggtgttgttttttcttttcgtctttttcccctctctctctctctctctctcttcaatatatatatatagattgtTAACAAAAAGGTATAATTTTCTAATgacatttcaaacaatttcgtCTGCAGTAGTCTTACCTGCACATTAAAGACGCCTATATAATCGACTTGATTTGTTTTGAAATGTTTcagagtatatatatttactacTCAACGACCCAGATATTTTCAGTACAACGGACCAAGTCCGTTCTCCCTCCGTTCATTATAACAGCtttcaagtttattttacCGCGCGAATGACGTGATACGTATACTTATCATTGCACAATCCAAATCAAATCGTgcgtgtgtagaaaaaaaaagagagaaaaaaataaaaataaagataatgaggaaatagaacaaaaatttttatttattcatttttctgcaatttcttaaaaataaaaagaataaaaaataaataaaatcattcgcAAGGTATctcatgaattttctttttcgttctttaTTTCCAACTTTCTTATGTAGAATCCTGCTTAACGACGTAagataaaaatgtgtaaaagcTATGTGTAATCAGAACGTCAGTTAATTATCGTTAAAGGCTCGTGCGATGGCTAAGAATAGCCGATGACTGTTGAGTCGCGAGTCGAGGGCTTCCCGCTGATCGGCGACACGCAATGCGTATTATCCGGGCATCCCCCGTCTCCCACACTCGATATCAGATCGCGTTATTGGCTCTAATATCGCCGGGGAAAGTGCAAAAGAGCCATTTACTCGCGACATTTCGTGACCAAAGACGCGAATTAGAGCCTCGCCCCCAAAGAATTATAATCCtgataaaagagagagaaaaagtggaaaatcgaaagattctaggctgtttttatttaaaaaaaaatttttttctcatttttcatgaCCCCTGAAATAGAGTTCGAAATGTAGTAGTTTGAGGTTACACTTCATTCTAGATCgttgtttatattttcaagtaaaacACCCGCGAAACATCAAGTTGTTAAAGATTTTATCAATACATTTATATAACTGCTGCGGAAATGAACGACGTTGAACAGTTCAAACGTACAGGCAGCGTCAAGATTCAAAGCTATAATTCaagatttgtttgaaatttgtggAACGATTTGTTGCTGAGTTATTTATCGTCGATTAAAGATCACATGAAAAAACATGTTCAcggcatttcttttttttttctttcaccctcaCACTCCGTTTGATTGGTTGTGACTCTTAAAAAtactacaataaaaataaaataaacacgaATCAGACGATCAAGATGAAATCTTCGAGATAAAAATTGCGTGCCTTGACTTTTATCTACGACTCGTTTCCTGATCGTTAAAtcaggattttgaaatttgtaggTCACACGCTGCTGCGTGTTCGAACACTGTTATTTCACGTTAGGTGGCTCAAAGGTTATTCGGCTGTATAGATTTGCGTGAATTTAACAGACGAGCATCGATTTCATCGCGTGATTTTTTCGACCCACCCCGAAAGGGTGGGAATTTggtgtgaaataaaatgaattattcaacaaGTCCCAAAGTGACTATCCAAAAACGAgtagtaataaatatatattatattgatcCGATATTTTCTACAGTTTGCAAAGTAAAATTAAGCTGCAAGTAAATTTCGCTTGGGTGTTGAGACAAAGAACTTTGTTAAATGTGGTAAAAAGTAGAAAGATTATTATAACTTACTGGTGAAAAGCATTTccataaaatataacaaataacTGTTAACCGTAGGCTCGATAAATCTGAtttaagtttgaaaaaatcttcggAAAATACGATAATCGGTAATGCAGGTAACAAAAGACAAGATAATAGAAATTACCACACGACGATTGACCGGAGTCCCCATCATTGTTGCGGCAAAAAGTCCGACCAGTATAATCAAGAATCCACCAATGGTCCCCATGGTGAGCATTCCTGCATAAATCGAGGACGCCGCACCGGAGTGATATTGCAGTCCAAGGAGGACGCAGACTATGACCTGAAACCAGAAATGGGAAAAGATCGAATCTGAAAGCTCATGAaaatacctaaaaaaaaaccatcgaaAAATGCAATTGTCGGCAGTGAAATCTGGACATCAGATATAGACGTGTGATGAGTAGGTGGATGGATGCGGATAGATGCCATGCCGACACTATTATTACCATTCTTAAGTGTCCACCAGCTCCCGGCCACTTCCATACCATGTCCTTGGGTTGAGAAATGCTGCTGCGCAGATGCGACTCACAGGATTCAACGATGTGTGTACTAGTGTATACACGATCGCATACCACACGGTCATGCGTatgcataataatataacagCGTAAAAGTGaagtaacaacaacaaaactATTTA is a window encoding:
- the LOC124414242 gene encoding uncharacterized protein LOC124414242, whose amino-acid sequence is MASLTKLSIIRLFELVIVCVLLGLQYHSGAASSIYAGMLTMGTIGGFLIILVGLFAATMMGTPVNRRVDLFFSVVGCVLFIIVGAVTIDYYQHASNYQNVRDIGLSKGSLAVIEGIFFLADAVFTFRGEA